One Luteibacter sp. 9135 DNA segment encodes these proteins:
- a CDS encoding cytochrome P450 translates to MTRLADVVNASDIVLHSFIEEVRRFYPFFPAAGGRVARPFTWRGMSFDRDEWLLLDLYGTNHDPRIHDDPGRFRADRFLRQPNTCMVAQGFGPLRQGHRCAGEGATVALLATLLRTWRHASRVTLPDPDAPIPTWRIPTLPRHGVLMRVEAD, encoded by the coding sequence GTGACGCGCCTCGCCGACGTGGTGAATGCGAGCGACATCGTGCTGCACTCGTTCATCGAGGAGGTACGGCGCTTCTATCCCTTTTTCCCCGCTGCGGGCGGACGCGTGGCGCGACCGTTCACATGGCGCGGGATGAGCTTCGACAGGGACGAATGGCTGCTGTTGGATCTGTATGGCACCAACCACGATCCCCGTATCCATGATGATCCCGGCCGCTTTCGGGCGGATCGTTTCCTGCGTCAGCCGAACACCTGCATGGTCGCGCAAGGTTTCGGGCCGCTGCGCCAGGGTCACCGGTGCGCGGGCGAGGGTGCCACCGTCGCGCTGCTGGCGACGCTGTTGCGTACATGGCGACACGCGTCTCGCGTGACGTTGCCCGATCCGGATGCGCCCATACCTACCTGGCGGATTCCGACGCTTCCGCGCCACGGCGTGCTGATGCGCGTCGAAGCGGACTGA
- a CDS encoding glycerophosphodiester phosphodiesterase family protein: MHPTFPALGIALLAMALPLQAAPTSMQATQARLARPDGGLIVVAHRGCHNPAPGHGLAGHAPENSLAGLQRCIAIGADMMETDVRKAADGTLVMFHDDTVDRTTDGHGKVADLTWADLSQLRLKDDEGQPGMALTDLHPLSLAQILAAAKGRIMLNLDVKAAVYVETVDAVRRAGMERQVVVKTEVGVDSSPLAAMSPFDHVNFMPILMNAHGDADLAAIATKQGEGGARPVAFELPRMQAAQLAPVVVAARRLHVRLFVNTLWQGFVAGYGGDADALANPDAVWGRLFREGVSIIQTDEPEAVLRYRDGLEGAAHAG; the protein is encoded by the coding sequence ATGCATCCCACGTTTCCGGCCCTGGGCATCGCCCTGTTGGCGATGGCCCTGCCGCTGCAGGCCGCCCCCACGTCCATGCAGGCGACCCAGGCGCGGCTGGCGCGCCCGGACGGTGGGCTCATTGTCGTGGCCCACCGGGGTTGCCATAACCCCGCGCCCGGTCATGGGCTTGCCGGCCATGCGCCCGAGAACTCGCTGGCCGGGTTGCAGCGCTGCATTGCCATCGGTGCGGACATGATGGAAACGGACGTGCGCAAGGCGGCCGACGGCACCCTGGTGATGTTCCACGACGATACAGTGGACCGGACGACGGACGGCCACGGCAAGGTGGCCGACCTCACCTGGGCCGACCTCTCGCAGCTGCGCCTGAAGGACGACGAAGGCCAGCCGGGCATGGCCCTGACCGACCTGCATCCGTTGTCGCTGGCGCAGATACTGGCCGCGGCGAAGGGGCGCATCATGCTCAACCTCGACGTGAAGGCGGCCGTCTACGTCGAGACGGTGGACGCGGTGCGCCGCGCGGGCATGGAGCGGCAGGTGGTGGTGAAGACGGAAGTGGGCGTGGACAGCAGCCCGTTGGCGGCGATGTCGCCGTTTGACCACGTCAACTTCATGCCCATCCTCATGAATGCCCACGGCGACGCCGACCTGGCCGCGATCGCGACGAAGCAGGGCGAGGGCGGCGCACGACCGGTGGCGTTCGAGCTGCCGCGCATGCAGGCCGCGCAGCTCGCACCCGTGGTGGTCGCCGCGCGCCGCCTGCACGTGCGGTTGTTCGTCAACACGCTGTGGCAGGGCTTCGTGGCCGGCTACGGTGGCGACGCCGATGCCCTGGCGAATCCGGATGCCGTGTGGGGGCGCCTGTTCCGCGAAGGCGTCAGCATCATCCAGACCGACGAGCCCGAGGCCGTGCTGCGCTACCGCGATGGCCTGGAGGGCGCGGCCCATGCAGGCTGA
- a CDS encoding MFS transporter codes for MPGQRPLEALNFFIADVQAGIGPFLGVFLQSLGWTTGAIGSVMTMGGVAGLLVTAPAGAVIDATRAKRMAVVVSALCTVLASCIVWFTHSFATVAISQVATAIAGALIGPAIAGITLGMARARGFDRQFGRNQVANHAGNVIGASLSGYVGWKFGFGGVFVVAGVFAALSIAAVLLIPAKAIDHRAARGLETDADDDAAPSGFSILLTCRPLLLLSASLALFHLGNAAMLPLYGMAVVAGHQADPSAFTALTIIVAQLVMVVASLVAMRMIRSTGYWWVILITFLALPVRGLVAALFIGHWGVYPVQILDGIGAGLQSVAVPALIARLMQGTGRVNVAQGAVMTMQGVGAALSPLLGGMMAQSIGYRGAFLVLGGISVGSLALWFLNRHALHEACGHPGSVTRDPRLANAGGAA; via the coding sequence ATGCCCGGGCAGCGTCCTCTGGAGGCGCTCAACTTCTTCATCGCCGACGTACAAGCGGGCATCGGCCCCTTCCTCGGCGTCTTCCTGCAGTCGCTGGGCTGGACCACGGGTGCCATCGGCAGCGTGATGACCATGGGCGGCGTGGCTGGCCTGCTGGTGACGGCGCCCGCAGGCGCGGTCATCGACGCCACGCGCGCGAAGCGCATGGCCGTGGTCGTATCCGCCCTGTGCACGGTGCTTGCGTCGTGCATCGTGTGGTTCACCCATTCGTTCGCCACCGTGGCGATCTCGCAGGTCGCGACGGCGATCGCCGGTGCGCTGATCGGTCCCGCCATTGCCGGCATCACGCTGGGCATGGCGCGTGCACGTGGCTTCGACCGGCAGTTCGGGCGTAACCAGGTGGCCAACCACGCAGGTAACGTGATCGGTGCTTCCTTGTCGGGCTATGTCGGCTGGAAGTTCGGGTTCGGCGGTGTGTTCGTCGTGGCCGGTGTCTTCGCCGCGCTGTCGATCGCCGCGGTGCTGCTCATCCCCGCCAAGGCCATCGATCACCGCGCCGCGCGCGGCCTGGAAACCGACGCCGACGATGACGCTGCACCCTCGGGATTTTCCATCCTGCTGACCTGCCGGCCATTGCTGCTACTCTCCGCGTCGCTCGCCTTGTTCCACCTCGGCAACGCGGCGATGCTGCCGCTGTATGGCATGGCCGTGGTCGCCGGTCACCAGGCCGATCCCAGCGCCTTCACGGCATTGACCATCATCGTCGCCCAGCTGGTGATGGTGGTGGCGTCGCTCGTGGCCATGCGGATGATCCGTTCCACCGGCTACTGGTGGGTGATCCTCATCACCTTCCTGGCGCTGCCGGTACGTGGTCTCGTGGCTGCGCTGTTCATCGGCCACTGGGGCGTGTACCCGGTGCAGATACTGGATGGCATCGGCGCCGGCCTGCAAAGCGTCGCCGTGCCCGCGCTCATCGCGCGGCTGATGCAAGGCACCGGGCGTGTCAACGTGGCCCAGGGCGCCGTCATGACCATGCAAGGCGTTGGCGCGGCGCTCAGCCCGCTGCTCGGCGGCATGATGGCCCAGTCCATCGGCTACCGGGGCGCGTTCCTGGTCCTGGGCGGCATCTCCGTGGGCTCGCTCGCCCTGTGGTTCCTCAACCGTCATGCACTACATGAGGCATGCGGTCATCCCGGCAGCGTTACGCGCGATCCTCGCCTCGCTAACGCAGGGGGTGCGGCATGA
- a CDS encoding DUF3247 family protein translates to MNLSTNERNGVTDAGEVGRIKALVRTLAFNAKVRLHLRDGSTVLGIVAVPPTVQTFRDAQGNEGIDGTVKLEDPQQPGWDGLVWLNDIESVEHLDSVTMDANKA, encoded by the coding sequence ATGAACCTGAGCACCAACGAAAGAAACGGTGTCACTGATGCGGGTGAGGTGGGCCGGATCAAGGCCCTCGTGCGAACGCTGGCCTTCAACGCGAAGGTGCGCCTGCATCTTCGGGACGGCAGTACCGTGTTGGGCATCGTCGCCGTGCCGCCGACCGTGCAGACGTTTCGCGATGCCCAGGGCAACGAGGGCATCGACGGCACGGTGAAGCTGGAGGACCCGCAGCAGCCTGGTTGGGACGGACTGGTCTGGCTCAACGACATTGAGTCCGTGGAGCATCTGGACTCGGTGACGATGGACGCGAACAAGGCATAA
- a CDS encoding metallophosphoesterase family protein, with amino-acid sequence MRMLTWIHVGDLHASDEDGYESLSHLSAVVDDINARMRHGVDFAFLPGDNANHATAEQYARIRAVLEGMPLPLHAIPGDHDFEDGDLVAFHEGLDADPLPRRVAINGRACLFLDVVSAGAGGPDFRLGDAQHAWLANELTQAKASGAAPLVFMHAYPGDLAEGGEAVARLFAEAGVAFVDTGHTHYNELLNDGAVLYGATRSTGQIEEDDGAPGYTVVNVDEGVVSWRFCRLRDPRPFVMITQPADGRLVTDPASRQVVAASGAMRIRAKVFGEDIRSVTASLPGGPTVAMSPVAGEPCVWEAHVQGSAVETEADITVVATDRHGAVGDDTIQALTAAEATRRERQDAALGSDAHAVEAWPAHGILGSQLGPNKNGRHW; translated from the coding sequence ATGCGAATGCTGACCTGGATCCATGTAGGTGACCTGCATGCATCCGACGAAGACGGCTACGAAAGCCTGTCCCACCTTTCCGCCGTCGTGGACGACATCAATGCGCGCATGCGGCATGGCGTCGATTTCGCCTTTCTCCCCGGTGACAACGCGAACCATGCCACGGCCGAGCAATACGCGCGTATCCGCGCCGTGCTCGAGGGCATGCCGCTTCCGCTCCACGCCATCCCTGGCGACCACGATTTCGAGGATGGCGACCTGGTCGCGTTCCATGAGGGCCTGGATGCCGACCCCTTGCCGCGCCGCGTCGCGATCAACGGGCGCGCCTGCCTGTTCCTGGATGTGGTGTCGGCGGGAGCGGGAGGCCCTGATTTCCGGCTTGGCGACGCCCAGCATGCGTGGCTGGCGAATGAGCTGACGCAGGCAAAGGCCAGCGGCGCTGCGCCGCTGGTCTTCATGCATGCCTATCCTGGCGATCTTGCCGAGGGTGGCGAAGCGGTCGCTCGCCTGTTCGCCGAGGCGGGCGTGGCGTTCGTCGACACCGGGCACACCCACTACAACGAGTTGCTCAACGACGGTGCGGTGCTGTACGGCGCCACGCGTTCCACCGGGCAGATCGAGGAGGACGACGGCGCCCCCGGCTACACGGTGGTCAATGTCGACGAGGGCGTGGTCAGCTGGCGCTTCTGTCGTCTGCGCGATCCGCGGCCCTTCGTCATGATCACGCAGCCGGCGGATGGCCGGCTGGTGACCGACCCGGCCTCGCGCCAGGTCGTGGCGGCCTCCGGCGCGATGCGCATCCGCGCCAAGGTGTTCGGGGAGGACATCCGCTCGGTGACGGCGAGCTTGCCGGGTGGCCCGACGGTCGCCATGTCGCCCGTGGCGGGCGAGCCGTGCGTCTGGGAGGCTCATGTGCAGGGGTCTGCCGTCGAAACAGAGGCGGATATCACCGTCGTGGCGACCGATCGCCACGGCGCCGTGGGCGACGACACCATTCAGGCGCTCACGGCCGCGGAAGCGACCCGGCGGGAGCGGCAGGACGCGGCCTTGGGCAGCGACGCGCATGCCGTGGAGGCGTGGCCCGCGCACGGCATCCTGGGCAGCCAGCTGGGCCCCAACAAGAACGGGCGGCACTGGTGA
- a CDS encoding arsenic transporter — translation MSAPWLAWGIVGAATAGVVGRPFKWPEAIWAVGGAVAVVVLGCLPAGAAASAVMKGMDVYLFLTGMMLLSELGRREGLFDWMAAVAVNHAHGSSTRLFVLVYLTGIVTTTFLSNDATAVVLTPAVFAIARRAKAEPLPLLFICAFIANAASFVLPISNPANLVLYAGHVPSLGAWLARFGLASLVSIGVTFAALYLTQRGKLRGSCETQVDVPRLSGHGKLTLAAIAATAVVLMAVSAWDGSLGLPTAIMGVLALVVVSWRKRESPRAAIAGVSWGVLPLVAGLFVLVEVLVTTGVVGMLAHGLQDLASRSVTLAAWAAGAATGLGGNLANNLPVGLLASATLAQAEATQHVVDATLVGVDLGPNLSITGSLATILWLQAIRREGEAVGFWQFLKTGTVVMVPALLLTLWCVIR, via the coding sequence ATGAGCGCGCCGTGGCTTGCCTGGGGGATCGTCGGCGCGGCTACTGCGGGCGTCGTCGGCCGTCCGTTCAAGTGGCCCGAAGCGATCTGGGCCGTCGGCGGCGCCGTGGCCGTGGTGGTGCTGGGTTGCCTGCCGGCCGGGGCTGCCGCCTCGGCCGTCATGAAGGGCATGGACGTCTATCTGTTCCTGACCGGGATGATGCTCCTGTCCGAACTGGGCCGGCGCGAGGGCCTGTTCGACTGGATGGCCGCCGTCGCGGTCAACCACGCACACGGGTCGTCCACCCGGCTGTTCGTGCTGGTGTACCTCACCGGCATCGTCACCACCACGTTCCTGTCCAACGATGCGACGGCGGTCGTACTCACGCCCGCGGTGTTCGCCATTGCGCGGCGGGCCAAGGCCGAGCCGCTACCGCTGCTCTTCATCTGCGCCTTCATCGCCAATGCGGCCAGCTTCGTGCTGCCGATCTCCAACCCCGCCAACCTGGTGCTGTACGCCGGCCATGTGCCGTCGCTCGGCGCGTGGCTGGCACGGTTCGGCCTCGCTTCGCTGGTATCCATCGGCGTGACCTTCGCCGCGCTGTACCTGACCCAGCGTGGCAAGCTGCGCGGATCGTGCGAGACCCAGGTAGACGTGCCGCGCCTGTCGGGCCACGGCAAGCTCACGCTGGCCGCCATCGCCGCCACGGCCGTGGTGCTGATGGCCGTGTCCGCGTGGGACGGCAGCCTCGGCCTGCCTACCGCGATCATGGGCGTGCTCGCCCTCGTGGTCGTGTCATGGCGGAAACGCGAAAGCCCGCGCGCCGCCATCGCTGGCGTGTCCTGGGGCGTGCTGCCGCTGGTGGCAGGCCTGTTCGTGCTGGTGGAGGTGCTGGTCACCACCGGCGTCGTGGGGATGCTGGCGCACGGCCTGCAGGACCTGGCCTCGCGCAGCGTCACCCTCGCCGCGTGGGCGGCTGGCGCGGCCACCGGGCTCGGCGGCAACCTGGCCAACAATCTCCCCGTCGGCCTCCTGGCCAGCGCCACACTGGCCCAGGCGGAGGCCACGCAGCACGTCGTGGATGCCACGCTGGTCGGCGTGGACCTGGGCCCCAACCTGTCCATCACCGGCTCACTCGCCACCATCCTCTGGCTGCAGGCCATCCGGCGGGAAGGGGAGGCCGTGGGCTTCTGGCAGTTCCTGAAGACCGGGACCGTGGTGATGGTGCCCGCGCTGCTGCTGACGCTCTGGTGCGTGATTCGGTGA
- a CDS encoding DUF1868 domain-containing protein, with protein sequence MQADTPTTGDDLPDAARRNWIALGGSALAGLSLLAPMAPVVATPRTVGHKFLANRQVHAFAGNTVICHVPQQDAGFAAFDALLDIYREFPAQAFMEKVAVLPPSSYHMTVLGCADDEHRTAGVWPQDVPTDATMAQCDAALAGKLALFDLGCALPLRMRVDTQRAGPTEGLRIEMVPVDGAEEAKLRRLRDRLSEVTGIRAPDHDSFTFHISLGYLVADLTADERKAFEAARRRWHADLASKVPVWNLGAPEFCTFRDMYAFRRRFYIT encoded by the coding sequence ATGCAGGCTGATACCCCAACGACGGGAGACGACCTGCCGGATGCGGCGCGCCGGAACTGGATAGCCCTCGGCGGCTCGGCCCTGGCCGGGTTGTCGTTGCTGGCGCCGATGGCGCCCGTGGTGGCCACGCCGCGCACGGTGGGCCACAAGTTCCTGGCCAACCGCCAGGTGCATGCCTTCGCCGGCAATACCGTGATCTGCCATGTACCGCAGCAGGATGCCGGCTTTGCCGCGTTCGACGCGTTGCTGGATATCTACCGCGAGTTTCCCGCCCAGGCCTTCATGGAAAAGGTGGCGGTCCTGCCGCCGTCGAGCTACCACATGACCGTGCTGGGCTGCGCGGACGACGAACACCGCACGGCCGGGGTCTGGCCCCAGGACGTGCCGACCGACGCCACCATGGCGCAGTGCGACGCGGCGCTGGCCGGCAAGCTTGCGCTGTTCGACCTGGGCTGCGCCTTGCCGCTGCGGATGCGGGTGGACACGCAGCGGGCCGGGCCCACCGAGGGCCTGCGCATCGAGATGGTGCCCGTGGATGGGGCGGAGGAGGCGAAGCTGCGCCGGCTACGCGACCGGTTGTCGGAGGTCACCGGCATCCGCGCGCCCGACCACGACAGCTTTACCTTCCACATATCGCTCGGCTACCTGGTGGCGGACCTGACCGCCGACGAGCGCAAGGCGTTCGAGGCGGCCCGCCGGCGCTGGCATGCGGACCTGGCAAGCAAGGTGCCGGTATGGAACCTGGGCGCACCGGAGTTCTGCACCTTCAGGGACATGTACGCCTTCCGGCGGCGCTTCTACATCACCTGA
- a CDS encoding YciE/YciF ferroxidase family protein — MAIKSIDDLFIHELSDIYSAEKQLTRALPRLARAATAPELRQAFETHLEETQGQVERIDQVVETLGIRLKRVKCVAMEGLVEEAKEIIDGIVEGPLRDAALIGAAQKVEHYEIASYGTLCAIGKQLGYKDTVGLLQDTLKEEKATDEKLTMLAERAGNQRAAEQG, encoded by the coding sequence ATGGCTATCAAGTCTATCGACGACCTGTTCATCCACGAGCTTTCGGACATCTACAGTGCCGAGAAGCAGCTGACCCGCGCGCTGCCCCGGCTTGCCCGCGCCGCCACCGCGCCTGAACTCAGGCAGGCGTTCGAGACCCATCTGGAAGAAACCCAGGGGCAGGTAGAGCGTATCGACCAGGTGGTGGAGACGCTTGGCATACGCCTCAAGCGAGTCAAGTGCGTAGCGATGGAAGGCCTGGTGGAGGAGGCAAAGGAAATTATCGACGGCATCGTCGAAGGCCCGCTGCGCGACGCGGCATTGATCGGTGCGGCGCAGAAGGTCGAGCATTATGAGATCGCGTCGTACGGCACGCTCTGCGCCATCGGCAAGCAACTCGGTTACAAGGATACGGTGGGTCTGCTGCAGGACACGCTCAAGGAGGAGAAGGCCACCGACGAGAAGCTGACCATGCTGGCCGAGCGGGCGGGCAACCAGAGGGCGGCCGAGCAAGGGTGA
- a CDS encoding TonB-dependent receptor, which yields MLACLVAAWCQGIAAQSASVPPVEVPPTPAPADDKAQAGDAQKLDGMVVTGIRRANDAAIDSKRASTNISDVVSATDVRALPDATIVEALRRVPGISVLPATDNEHPRDEAATPVIRGLGPSYNNVTIDGLTIASPGTPNGNLGSITRGVRLDILPSSMVSELQVVKTFTPELDPNATGGAINLKTRSAFENGGKPFFTMETSAGHASENGRPGNQDDPGYRFNATGSTTFGDEHQYGVTLSGNYQTLSSYTETHMTTDTIQESFYGNNGLLQSGAALGNGYAVPQQDKYWYVDDKRDRYGLTGKFEAKFSDDVQGYATAGYYSFKDDMQRNEVIIDPRNRNVVANQTPTSGTYPVGDVEVGYSNQVITSRTKLFQTGLDWHVDDRQVLSAKASWSDATYDEPIQMYKYITGAVRPAAVPTGTTGPGVTVNPTSAYGFTYDTSQFNQRFPVSPQSYYNYGNYSLLYWRPDYKRTAEDKILTGRLDYAFNRDESDRGFGFGAGVSYTTDKPGYSVYRDEFQPNATAPALNIADVLAPSNAPMRYLGLNLITIDPKKANAALRAVPLSAFNATDQSSFSNQDNFSHQEKIFGAYGDVGYRSDNLDILAGLHYDGTRQSTVGRERQLDPSTGLYGYVDAPTHSRYSYLLPSAIMTYHINDNLDLRAAASRTLGRPPYDAYAARTSIGFVNTGDVGNPNAQGVTVTIGNPQIKPRVSTNLDLALDWQLPGDYDGMLSAAVFNKRIQNEIFTLSSLGTFAYNGTTYNNVFISTPSNASKAHIRGLELSGVLNSLEPIVPWLSSFGVSGNVAMLDGGLEVPYSTGTTTIAQQSRHIDRLVGQPNYTANASVFYTHDGLELRAAFNRQGKALRSVVSNIAWQDLYWAPRSQLDVSATYAITPSLSVLAQVSNVTHTRITSFVGPRENLLKDSYSVPTTYWFGVRYTPKL from the coding sequence ATGCTGGCGTGCCTCGTTGCGGCGTGGTGCCAGGGCATCGCTGCGCAGTCCGCTTCCGTGCCGCCCGTTGAGGTGCCGCCTACGCCGGCACCGGCTGACGACAAGGCGCAGGCGGGGGATGCGCAGAAGCTCGACGGCATGGTGGTGACCGGTATCCGGCGCGCCAATGATGCGGCCATCGACAGCAAGCGTGCCAGCACCAATATCTCCGATGTGGTCAGCGCGACGGACGTGCGGGCCTTGCCCGATGCCACCATCGTCGAGGCGCTGCGTCGCGTGCCGGGTATCTCGGTTCTGCCGGCGACGGACAACGAGCACCCGCGTGACGAAGCGGCTACGCCGGTTATCCGGGGCCTGGGCCCTTCGTACAACAACGTGACCATCGACGGTCTGACCATCGCGTCACCGGGAACGCCCAACGGTAACCTCGGCTCGATCACGCGCGGCGTGCGGCTGGACATCCTGCCATCCTCGATGGTCAGCGAGCTGCAGGTGGTAAAGACCTTCACTCCCGAGTTGGATCCCAATGCCACCGGCGGGGCCATCAACCTCAAGACGCGCAGCGCGTTCGAGAACGGTGGCAAGCCCTTCTTCACGATGGAGACCTCGGCGGGGCACGCGAGTGAGAACGGCCGTCCCGGCAATCAGGACGATCCGGGCTATCGCTTCAACGCCACGGGCAGCACGACGTTCGGCGACGAGCACCAGTATGGCGTGACGCTGTCGGGTAACTACCAGACGCTGAGCAGCTACACCGAAACGCACATGACCACCGACACGATCCAGGAGAGCTTCTACGGCAACAACGGCCTCCTGCAGTCGGGCGCCGCGCTCGGCAACGGCTACGCGGTGCCGCAGCAGGACAAGTACTGGTACGTCGACGACAAGCGTGACCGTTACGGCCTCACCGGCAAGTTCGAGGCGAAATTCAGCGACGACGTGCAGGGCTACGCGACCGCCGGCTACTACTCGTTCAAGGACGATATGCAGCGCAACGAAGTCATCATCGACCCGCGCAACCGCAATGTCGTGGCGAACCAGACCCCGACCTCCGGCACCTATCCGGTGGGCGATGTCGAGGTGGGCTATTCCAACCAGGTAATCACCTCGCGCACGAAGCTCTTCCAGACCGGCCTGGACTGGCATGTGGACGATCGCCAGGTGCTAAGCGCCAAGGCGTCGTGGTCGGATGCCACCTATGACGAGCCGATCCAGATGTACAAGTACATCACCGGGGCGGTGCGCCCCGCCGCGGTACCGACCGGCACCACCGGCCCCGGCGTGACCGTCAACCCGACGTCGGCCTATGGCTTCACCTACGACACCTCGCAGTTCAACCAGCGGTTCCCGGTGTCGCCGCAGTCGTACTACAACTACGGCAACTACAGCCTGCTGTACTGGCGCCCCGACTACAAGCGCACCGCGGAGGACAAGATCCTGACCGGGCGGCTGGACTATGCGTTCAACCGCGACGAATCCGATCGCGGCTTCGGTTTCGGCGCCGGCGTGTCGTATACGACGGACAAGCCGGGTTACAGCGTGTACCGCGACGAGTTCCAGCCGAACGCCACGGCGCCCGCGCTGAACATCGCCGATGTATTGGCACCGTCGAACGCACCCATGCGTTACCTCGGTCTCAACCTGATCACGATCGATCCGAAGAAGGCCAACGCCGCGTTGCGTGCGGTGCCGCTCAGCGCCTTCAACGCGACCGACCAGTCGTCCTTCAGCAACCAGGACAACTTCTCCCACCAGGAGAAGATCTTCGGTGCCTACGGTGACGTGGGCTATCGCTCGGACAACCTGGATATCCTGGCCGGCCTGCACTACGACGGCACGCGCCAGTCCACGGTGGGTCGTGAGCGCCAGCTCGATCCGAGCACGGGCCTGTACGGCTACGTGGATGCACCGACCCACTCGCGGTACAGCTACCTGCTGCCGTCCGCGATCATGACCTACCACATCAACGACAACCTGGACCTGCGCGCGGCGGCCAGCCGCACGCTCGGTCGGCCGCCGTACGACGCGTACGCAGCGCGCACCTCGATCGGTTTCGTCAACACGGGCGATGTCGGCAACCCGAATGCCCAGGGCGTCACGGTCACCATCGGCAATCCGCAGATCAAGCCGCGCGTGTCGACCAACCTCGACCTGGCGCTGGACTGGCAGCTTCCCGGCGACTACGACGGCATGCTGTCGGCGGCGGTGTTCAACAAGCGCATCCAGAACGAGATCTTCACGCTGTCCAGCCTGGGCACGTTCGCGTACAACGGCACCACGTACAACAACGTGTTCATCAGCACGCCGTCCAATGCGTCGAAGGCGCACATCCGCGGGCTGGAACTGTCCGGTGTGCTCAACTCGCTCGAACCAATCGTGCCGTGGCTGTCGTCGTTCGGCGTCAGCGGCAACGTCGCCATGCTGGACGGTGGCCTTGAGGTGCCCTACAGCACCGGCACGACGACCATCGCGCAGCAGAGCCGGCATATCGACCGCCTCGTCGGGCAACCCAACTACACGGCCAACGCGTCGGTGTTCTACACCCATGACGGCCTGGAACTGCGCGCGGCCTTCAACCGGCAGGGCAAGGCGCTGCGCTCGGTGGTCAGCAACATCGCCTGGCAGGACCTGTACTGGGCACCGCGTTCGCAGCTGGACGTGTCGGCCACCTATGCGATCACCCCGTCGCTGAGCGTCCTGGCGCAGGTGAGCAACGTGACCCATACCCGCATCACCAGCTTCGTCGGCCCCCGCGAAAACCTGCTGAAAGACAGCTACTCGGTCCCCACGACATACTGGTTCGGCGTGCGTTACACGCCCAAGCTCTGA